The DNA sequence TCCCGAGCGTCGACGCCGCTTCTCCGAAAAACGTGCGTGCCCCAACGATCACCCCCTGATGCTCGACGAGATCGAGCCCCGTACCTTCTCCTTCAACGCCCCCTACGGTGCCTGCCCGGACTGCTCGGGACTGGGCTTCCGCCTCGAGGTTGACCCCGAGCTGGTCGTGCCCGACGAGGAGCTTTCCCTCGCCGACGGTGCCGTCATTGTCTGGAACTCGAACTTCAAGTACCACAAGAAGCTCCTCGAATCCCTCTCCAAGGAGCTGGGCTTTGCGATGGGCACACCCTGGAAATCCCTGCCGAAGAAGGTCAAGGACGCCGTGTTGTACGGCAAGGACTACGAGGTCACGGTCAAGTTCCGTAACCGATGGGGGCGCGAACGCTCCTACACGACGGGCTTCGAGGGCGCGGTCAAGTACATTGAGCGCAAGCGCGAGGAGACCGAGTCCACCGCCGTGACCGAAAAGCTCGACTCCTACATGCGCGAGATCCCGTGCCCGACGTGCCACGGTGCCCGCCTGCGCCCGGAGGTACTGGCCGTGCGCATCGGCGATAAATCGATCGCCGAGCTCTCCGACATGTCTATCGCGGATGCGCGCGCCTTCCTCGCCGACGTCGAGCTCGAGCAGCGCGCACGCTCGATCGCCGCGCCGATCCTCACCGAGATCGAGGCTCGTCTCGCCTTTCTCGTTGACGTTGGACTCACCTACCTGACGCTGTCGCGCGGTGCCGGCACCCTGTCGGGTGGCGAGGCACAGCGTATCCGCCTGGCCACGCAGATCGGCTCCGGCCTCGTCGGCGTCCTCTACGTCCTTGACGAGCCGTCGATCGGCCTGCACCAGCGCGACAACCGCAAGCTCATCGCCACGCTCGAGCGCCTTCGAGACCTCGGCAACACACTTATCGTTGTCGAGCACGACGAGGAGACGATGGAGGCCGCCGACTGGATCGTCGACATTGGACCCGGTGCGGGAGAAACCGGCGGCTGGGTCGTACACTCGGGTCCGCTGTCTGAGCTGCTCACCAACCGCAAGTCGCTGACCGGCCAGTACCTGTCTGGCAAGCGCCGTATCGTCCTGCCCCCGACCCGCCGGCCAATCGATAAGAAACGCGTCGTCACAGTTAAGGGCGCGCGCGAAAACAACCTGAAGAATGTCGATGTCTCCTTCCCTCTGGGCGTCCTCACGGCCGTGACCGGGGTCTCCGGATCGGGCAAGTCCACCCTCGTCAACGGGATTCTCTACCGCACCCTGGCCTCGCGCCTCAACGGAGCACGCATGGTGCCCGGACGTCACCGCACGATCACGGGCATCGAACAGCTCGACAAGGTCGTACACGTGGACCAGAGCCCGATCGGCCGAACACCCCGCTCCAACCCGGCGACCTACACGGGCGTATGGGACCAGATCCGTAAACTCTTCGCCGAGACGCAGGAGGCGAAGGTGCGTGGCTACGGCCCGGGCCGTTTCTCCTTCAACGTCAAGGGTGGGCGCTGCGAGTCCTGCAAGGGCGACGGCACCTTGAAGATCGAGATGAACTTCCTGCCTGACGTGTACGTGCCCTGCGAGGTCTGCCACGGCGCCCGCTACAACCGTGAGACACTCGAGGTTGAGTACAAGGGCAAGACCGTCGCTGACGTGCTCAATATGCCGATCGCGGAGGCCGCACAGTTCTTCGCGCCGATCTCGCGCATCGCCCGCCACCTCAACACTCTCGTCGAGGTCGGACTGGGATACGTCCGTCTTGGCCAGAGCGCGACGACCCTGTCGGGTGGCGAGGCTCAGCGCGTGAAGCTGGCCTCCGAGCTGCAGCGACGCTCGACCGGCCGCACGGTCTACGTGCTCGACGAGCCCACGACGGGCCTGCACTCCGAGGACATCCGCAAGCTGCTCCTGGTCCTCCAGTCACTCGCTGACAAGGGCAACACCGTGATCGTCATTGAGCACAACCTTGACGTCATCAAGAGCGCCGACTGGATCATCGACATGGGTCCGGAGGGTGGCGCCGGCGGCGGCACGGTCGTCGCGCAGGGGACGCCCGAAGAAGTCGCCACGGTCAAGGAATCCTTCACCGGCCAATACCTCGCAGAGGTCCTTGCGAAGGAGGCCGAGCGAGACACCGCCAATGGTCAGAAGTGAAGGTTAGTATGTATCTCACGACTCCCGCATACGGTCTGTACGGCTTTTACTACTTCTGGCCCGCATGGCTCCACCTCGTCGTGGTCGCGCTCATGGTGGTGTCCGGCGGCTTAACTCTCAAGGCACTCGTTGCCCGAAGCGCCGGTCGGCCCCGGGTCTACGGCTTGGGCTGCGGTTTCGTCGCTAGTCTCGGTAACCTGTGCCTGAGCGTGCTGGCCCATGCCGAGGCTCGCCACGTGTGGCAGCTCGGAACGGTCATCGTGATTTATGCGGTCGTCGCCGTCTTCCTGGTCGCGACCCTCGTGTCCCTGTGGCGCGCGGGGTCCCGCGGCTTCGGGTGGTCGCGTGCCTTTCACCTGTTGCTGACGGTTGGCGTGGCCGTGTTCGCCGCCCTCGAAATCGCGCGGCGTATGCTTTTCTGGATTCCGCTGCCTGTCTGGGGAGCGATCTTCCTGCTCGCTGTCTTCGCAGCCTTTGTCCTGGGACGTAACACCGCCCCCGAATGAGCGCTCCAGAACGGGAGGTGCGAAGCGGCCCCCACCTCACTTGTGAACGAGGCGGTGGCCGCTTGGTCTGTGAGACAAGAGCGGGAGAACCCGGGTTACTCCTGGTTCTTCGCGGCCTCACCCGACGCGTACAGGGCCTCAACCTCGTCGGCGTAGTCGGCCAGGACACGGCGACGCTTGAGCTTCAGCGAGGGAGTCATGTAACCGTTCTCCACGGTGAACGCCGCATTGACAATGCGGTAGCGGCGGATAGACTCGGCGCGCGAGACGGCCTTGTTGGCCCGAGCGATCGCCTTCTCGAGCGAGTCGCGTACCTCGGGCAGATTCGCGGCTTGCGCCGCGTCGACGACGGGCAGGCCGTGCGTCGAGAGCCACTCGGGCAGCATCTCCGTGTCGAGCGCGATAAGCGCGCCGATATAGGGGCGGTTGTCACCGACCACGATGATGTTCGCGATGAGAGGGTGTGTTGACAGGGACTCTTCGAGGATCTCGGGGGAGACGTTCTTTCCCCCCGCAGTGACGATGAGTTCCTTCTTGCGCCCCGTGATGCGCAGGTGGCCACGGTCGTCGATGGAGGCGAGGTCACCTGTCTTGAACCAGCCGTCAACGTAGGCCTCGGACGTCGCTTCCGGCAGGTTGTGGTAGCCCTTCGATACGGAAATGCCCTGAACGAGCAACTCGCCGTCGGGGGCGATCTTCATGCGGTTGCCGGGCCAGGGGAAGCCCACCGAGTCCGGTGGGAAATCCTGCGGGGTCTCCACGGAGATCGGGCCGGTCGTCTCAGACAGGCCGTAGCCCTGTAGGAGCGTGATACCCAGACCGCGATAGAAATTCGCCAGGTCGAGAGCCAGAGGAGCGCCACCGGAGATGATGGTGTGCAGGTTCGGGCCCAGGATTGCGCGCACCTTCGACAGGACGAGGGCGTCGGCGATGCGGCCACGCAGCCTGAGCACTGTGGATGGCCCGGGGGAGGGCATCGCGGAGGCGTCGGGGATGGGCGTCGTGTCGGGTCCGGGGCCCGCGACGGCGGACTCGGGTAGCGGAGAGTCCACGTAGGCGCTGGCCTTGGACAGGGCGCGCGCCTGCTTGGCGGCCCACGAGAACATGCGGCCTTTCATGCCGCCACCGGCCTTCGCGGCGGCAGCGTTGTAGACCTTTTCCATGACGCGCGGTACCACGAGGAGCATCGTCGGCTTGAAGGTCGCGATGTCGTCGACGAGGTTGCGGGTGTCGGGGGAGAAAGCGGTGACTCCCTGCCCGGCGAGCAGGCAGTACATGACGAATCGTGCGAGCACGTGAGCGACAGGCAGGAAGAGTAGGGAGCGCGATTTTGGGTCGTTAATGAGCAGGGGAAGGAAGTCGTAGGCCTGCAGCATGGGCGAGATAAAGTTGCCGTGCGTGAGGACGACACCCTTGGGCATGCCGGTGGTTCCCGAGGTGTAAATGACCGTTGCCTCGTCGCTGAGCTTGACGGCATCGGTACGCTCGCGCACCTGCTCGACCGTCACTCCCTGTGCGGCGCCCGTCAGGACGCGCTGCGCGCCGCGGTCAAGGGAGAGAATGTGGCGCACGCTTTCGGTGCGCACGGACTCGACCAGCTCGGCCTGCTGCGTCGTCGCAGTGATGACGATGCGCACGTCGGCGTCGGCCAGGATGTGCGCGATCTGCGACGCAGAATCCGTTTCGTAGATGGGTACGGTGACCGCGCCGCAGGACAGCGCCGCCACATCGATGAGCGCCCACTCATACGAGGTCGGGGCCAGGATCGCCAGGTGGTCGCCGGGCTCAAGCCCGATGCCAATGAGGCCACGCGCGATCGAGTCGACCTCGCCGAGGAATGTCTCCATGGTGACACTACGCCATGCGCCGACGTTGGAGCGGCGTTCAATCGCGACCTGCCCGGGGTGAGTTGCTACACGCTGGTGGAGCATCTTGGGCAGGTTCATATCCTCGGTGGCTTCTCGCGTTGCGATGGACTCCCATGAGCCATCCGCGAGCCTGCGTACCGTCATTGCGGTCCTTTCGTGGGGTGGGCGTTGTGTGCTGAGCGTGCTGAGATCAGTTCTTCTTCAAGCGGCGGAAGAACCCGCCCTTCTTGGGCTCCTCGGCGGAGACCGGGCCGCCGTACAGGGCATCGACCTCGTAGGCGTAGTCGGTGATGACCTTGCGGCGGCGCAGTTTCATCGACGGCGTGACGTACCCGTTTTCGACGGTGAAGGTAGCGTCGATGATGCGGAACTTACGGATTGACTCGGCGCGGGAGACGGCCCTGTTGGCGCGTTCGACGGCCTTCTCGAGGGAGTCGCGCACGGCTGGCAGCTCGGCGGCTTCGGTAGGGGAGCACTGAGGCAGGCCGTGCTTGGTGAGCCAATCGGGCAGCATGTCGGCGTCAAGGGTGAACAGGGCTCCGA is a window from the Schaalia odontolytica genome containing:
- the uvrA gene encoding excinuclease ABC subunit UvrA, which gives rise to MHDKLIIQGAREHNLKDVNLELPRDSMIVFTGLSGSGKSSLAFDTIFAEGQRRYVESLSSYARQFLGQMDKPDVDFIEGLSPAVSIDQKSTSRNPRSTVGTITEIHDYLRLLYARAGVAHCPECGARIQAQTPQQIVDRVRTMDEGTRFQVLSPVVRGRKGEYQDLIDELRSEGYTRAIIDDEMVRLENAPKLEKKLKHTIEVVVDRLVVREGMRQRLTDSVETALRLSDGLVVIDCVDLDADDPERRRRFSEKRACPNDHPLMLDEIEPRTFSFNAPYGACPDCSGLGFRLEVDPELVVPDEELSLADGAVIVWNSNFKYHKKLLESLSKELGFAMGTPWKSLPKKVKDAVLYGKDYEVTVKFRNRWGRERSYTTGFEGAVKYIERKREETESTAVTEKLDSYMREIPCPTCHGARLRPEVLAVRIGDKSIAELSDMSIADARAFLADVELEQRARSIAAPILTEIEARLAFLVDVGLTYLTLSRGAGTLSGGEAQRIRLATQIGSGLVGVLYVLDEPSIGLHQRDNRKLIATLERLRDLGNTLIVVEHDEETMEAADWIVDIGPGAGETGGWVVHSGPLSELLTNRKSLTGQYLSGKRRIVLPPTRRPIDKKRVVTVKGARENNLKNVDVSFPLGVLTAVTGVSGSGKSTLVNGILYRTLASRLNGARMVPGRHRTITGIEQLDKVVHVDQSPIGRTPRSNPATYTGVWDQIRKLFAETQEAKVRGYGPGRFSFNVKGGRCESCKGDGTLKIEMNFLPDVYVPCEVCHGARYNRETLEVEYKGKTVADVLNMPIAEAAQFFAPISRIARHLNTLVEVGLGYVRLGQSATTLSGGEAQRVKLASELQRRSTGRTVYVLDEPTTGLHSEDIRKLLLVLQSLADKGNTVIVIEHNLDVIKSADWIIDMGPEGGAGGGTVVAQGTPEEVATVKESFTGQYLAEVLAKEAERDTANGQK
- a CDS encoding polysaccharide transporter gives rise to the protein MYLTTPAYGLYGFYYFWPAWLHLVVVALMVVSGGLTLKALVARSAGRPRVYGLGCGFVASLGNLCLSVLAHAEARHVWQLGTVIVIYAVVAVFLVATLVSLWRAGSRGFGWSRAFHLLLTVGVAVFAALEIARRMLFWIPLPVWGAIFLLAVFAAFVLGRNTAPE
- a CDS encoding AMP-dependent synthetase/ligase; translated protein: MTVRRLADGSWESIATREATEDMNLPKMLHQRVATHPGQVAIERRSNVGAWRSVTMETFLGEVDSIARGLIGIGLEPGDHLAILAPTSYEWALIDVAALSCGAVTVPIYETDSASQIAHILADADVRIVITATTQQAELVESVRTESVRHILSLDRGAQRVLTGAAQGVTVEQVRERTDAVKLSDEATVIYTSGTTGMPKGVVLTHGNFISPMLQAYDFLPLLINDPKSRSLLFLPVAHVLARFVMYCLLAGQGVTAFSPDTRNLVDDIATFKPTMLLVVPRVMEKVYNAAAAKAGGGMKGRMFSWAAKQARALSKASAYVDSPLPESAVAGPGPDTTPIPDASAMPSPGPSTVLRLRGRIADALVLSKVRAILGPNLHTIISGGAPLALDLANFYRGLGITLLQGYGLSETTGPISVETPQDFPPDSVGFPWPGNRMKIAPDGELLVQGISVSKGYHNLPEATSEAYVDGWFKTGDLASIDDRGHLRITGRKKELIVTAGGKNVSPEILEESLSTHPLIANIIVVGDNRPYIGALIALDTEMLPEWLSTHGLPVVDAAQAANLPEVRDSLEKAIARANKAVSRAESIRRYRIVNAAFTVENGYMTPSLKLKRRRVLADYADEVEALYASGEAAKNQE